TCTTGATCTATATCCTCCTCTCGGGCATGAGAGCTGCCATTCCCCGCGAACATGTGTCCTAACCCTGTCACTAGGCTTTTGGCTGAATTCCCAAAATGCTGACTCTCTGGACTCCTGGCTTCGCTGTCCTCCTGATCTGACAGCAAGTCTTGTTCATCTTTAACAAGTGGCTCGGtaccctgctgctggctgtcgGAAGCCAGCTGTCCAAAGACATAGGAGGGGTGTAAGGAATCTCTCCCCGGCACGGGCTTGAAAGACAAATCCAGCGCGCAGTCCACATCACTCGAAGCCAGGGGATGGTTAACAGACCTTTGGGACAAAGGTCCTGTGGAACTATTGACATTAGcctttgtttttccagctgctgcgGCGCACGGTTCTGCCTCTGTCGGCACAGAGCTGACACTTATATGATCAGAGGACCAGGCGGGTGACTGCTGACCTTTTCTTTGCCTGCTGCTCTCTCGTATTCTGCAACgctgaatttttgtttgtttcctggGTCAACTCGTGGACCAGGGGCACTCCGGCGTCTAGAAAATGCTCCGCTTTCTCCAAACTAGCCGCCTCATCATTAATCTTCTCTTCCGAACATAATTCTTTATCTTTCAACTTGCCTTGCAGACTTTCACAATGTCATACATGTGAAGGTAGCTCGCTGCAGCCAGCACATCTTCCACTGGGAGACTGTTGAATTCCAGCTTTCCCTCGTACATGAATTCGAGCAGCAGGCTGAAGGCAGGGGCTGTGACAATGTCACTGTTCAGATGCACAATATCCCTTTTGTCTAACTGGTCCCTGTAGAAAAGATGGAAGTACATACTGCAAGAGGCAAGAACGGCTCTGTGAGCTCTGAATTGAGCTTCTCCAACTAAAACAGTACAGTCACACAGGAAGCCCTGGTGACGCTGCTGACTCAGACACTGCAGCAACTGGCGGCTATGGTCTGGAAACTCCATTCTTCCTTCATAACCTgttcaaaacaggaaaaacttgAATGCTACTGTAAACTAAAGCCTCCTAGCAGCTGTAACAAACAGATCGGCTTTTTGGTAACCCAAGCCAAAGAAACAGCCTTGGAGATAACATTTACTGTTAATTGTCTGTAATAGTTTTATtgaaggggggggggggagaaaaaaaaaaaaaacccaacacaacaTGCTTCTCATCCTTTCGCACCTGCTCCGAACAGGAAAAACTTGATTGTAAGTAAACAAAAGCTAGTAAAGCAGCAGCCCCTCCAACCTTTGTTTCTCCCACTAAGCACTTTAATAAAATTAAGCAGAGGAAAGCGCACACACACCCccgaaaagaaaaaaagcatcaaCTCCCAGGCTGTCTTCCCAGCAACGCTAATTTGGGGCATCTTTTAATAAAGCATATTCCCCGCGTCacgcacgcacacacacacacgcacacacacatttaaacTTTATCCTCAGTCGTTATGCACCGAATCACAACAAAACAGCGGCGGCTGGCGCTGGGGGAGCCGCGGCTCTGCGGGGAGGGGGGCGCGGAGCACCGGGGGGAGAGGCCCCGGCCCCCGCACGCGAAAAGGGCGGGGGATCAcggggggaggaaaaaaaaagtttccctTGAAGTTATTAAAAGGCAAGGAGGAAAATAAGCGGCGGAAGGCCGGCGGGAGAGCAGGACGGAGGCTGCAGCCGGCTGCGTGCCGCGGCCGGGCGCTTACCTtgcgcggggcgcggcggggccggccgcgGGCGCGGAGCCGGGCGGGCAGGAGGGAGCGCGGTGCGAGTGCGACCGAGGCgcggcgggagggagggaggggagagagagagaggcaggcgggagggaggaggagggagggaaggagagtgCTCGGTTTGCTAA
This region of Catharus ustulatus isolate bCatUst1 chromosome 6, bCatUst1.pri.v2, whole genome shotgun sequence genomic DNA includes:
- the LOC116997206 gene encoding LOW QUALITY PROTEIN: zinc finger and BTB domain-containing protein 18.2-like (The sequence of the model RefSeq protein was modified relative to this genomic sequence to represent the inferred CDS: inserted 3 bases in 3 codons), which gives rise to MEFPDHSRQLLQCLSQQRHQGFLCDCTVLVGEAQFRAHRAVLASCSMYFHLFYRDQLDKRDIVHLNSDIVTAPAFSLLLEFMYEGKLEFNSLPVEDVLAAASYLHMYDIVKVCXGKLKDKELCSEEKINDEAASLEKAEHFLDAGVPLVHEXDPGNKQKFSVAEYERAAGKEKVSSHPXWSSDHISVSSVPTEAEPCAAAAGKTKANVNSSTGPLSQRSVNHPLASSDVDCALDLSFKPVPGRDSLHPSYVFGQLASDSQQQGTEPLVKDEQDLLSDQEDSEARSPESQHFGNSAKSLVTGLGHMFAGNGSSHAREEDIDQERDESEDDMDSSDISSGVLVPPGHICICPLCSKVFPSPHILQLHLSSHFRDKDGSRTRLSPDGSVPTCTLCGKTFSCMYTLKRHERTHSGEKPYTCGQCGKSFQYSHNLSRHAVVHTREKPHGCKWCERRFTQSGDLYRHIRKFHCGLVKSLVV